The following are encoded together in the Mus pahari unplaced genomic scaffold, PAHARI_EIJ_v1.1 scaffold_14143_1, whole genome shotgun sequence genome:
- the LOC110315664 gene encoding kallikrein 1-related peptidase b9 — MWFLILFLALSLGGIDAALPVQTRVVGGINCEKNSQPWHVAVYRYNKYICGGVLLDPNWVLTAAHCYYEKNKVSLGKNKLFQDEPSTQHRLVSKSFLHPGYNRSIHRNNIRHIEYDYSNDLMLLRLSMPADITDVVKPIDLPTEEPKLGSTCLASGWGSITPFKFQYAEELQCVNLKLLPNEDCVKAHIEKVTDVMLCAGDMDGGKDTCKGDSGGPLICDGVLHGITSWGFTPCGEPNKPGVYTKLIKFTSWIKDTMAKNP, encoded by the exons ATGTGGTTCCTGATCCTGTTCCTAGCCCTGTCCCTAGGAGGGATTG ATGCTGCACTTCCTGTCCAGACTCGAGTTGTTGGAGGAATTAACTGTGAGAAGAATTCCCAACCCTGGCATGTGGCTGTGTACCGCTACAACAAGTATATATGTGGGGGTGTCCTGTTGGACCCCAACTGGGTTCTCACAGCTGCCCACTGCTATTATGA AAAGAACAAGGTTTCACTGGGAAAAAACAAGCTATTCCAGGATGAACCCTCTACTCAGCACCGATTGGTCAGCAAAAGCTTCCTTCACCCTGGCTACAACAGGAGCATCCATAGGAACAACATCCGACATATTGAGTATGACTACAGCAATGACCTGATGCTGCTCCGCCTCAGCATGCCTGCTGACATCACAGATGTTGTGAAGCCCATCGACCTGCCCACAGAGGAGCCCAAGCTGGGGAGCACATGCCTTGCCTCAGGCTGGGGCAGCATTACACCCTTCAAGT TCCAATATGCAGAAGAACTCCAGTGTGTGAACCTCAAGCTCCTGCCTAATGAGGACTGTGTCAAAGCCCACATAGAAAAAGTGACAGATGTCATGCTGTGTGCAGGGGACATGGATGGAGGCAAAGACACTTGCAAG GGAGACTCAGGAGGCCCACTGATCTGTGATGGTGTTCTCCATGGTATCACATCATGGGGCTTTACCCCATGTGGTGAACCCAATAAGCCGGGCGTCTACACCAAACTTATTAAGTTTAcctcctggataaaagacactaTGGCAAAAAACCCCTGA